Proteins encoded in a region of the Salipiger sp. CCB-MM3 genome:
- a CDS encoding acetamidase/formamidase family protein: MTDHTLAATPQTVHWGRFWSDLPPVMHVAPGDRVTIETFSGRQEVLPAEGSGMTVAPAHRDILAADIKGQAHLLTGPVAIGGAMPGDVLKVEIARIELGADWGFNAVRPASGTLPGEFPVSQSTVTLIPIDREARTGKLPWGATLPLAPFFGVMGVAPPREWGELTSIQPRLHGGNMDLKLLTEGTTLYLPIHTEGALFSCGDGHGCQGDGEVCITALETSLTGTFRFDLLKGAGERIDLPRAETPTELISMGFHASLDTALQIALRQMIAMIRERVEISETEAYQLCSLAADFAITQSVNQEKGVHGRLRKALLQTG, encoded by the coding sequence ATGACCGATCACACGCTTGCCGCCACCCCGCAGACCGTCCACTGGGGCCGCTTCTGGTCCGACCTGCCGCCGGTGATGCATGTGGCGCCGGGCGACCGGGTGACCATCGAGACCTTTTCGGGCCGCCAAGAGGTGCTGCCCGCGGAGGGCTCGGGAATGACCGTGGCGCCCGCGCATCGCGACATCCTCGCCGCCGACATCAAAGGGCAGGCGCATCTGCTGACCGGGCCGGTGGCCATCGGGGGCGCCATGCCCGGCGACGTGCTGAAGGTAGAGATCGCGCGTATCGAGCTGGGCGCCGACTGGGGGTTCAACGCCGTGCGCCCGGCGTCGGGAACGCTGCCGGGAGAGTTCCCGGTCTCGCAATCCACCGTCACGCTCATCCCCATCGACCGCGAGGCGCGCACGGGCAAGCTGCCATGGGGCGCGACCCTGCCGCTTGCGCCGTTCTTCGGGGTCATGGGCGTGGCGCCGCCGCGTGAGTGGGGCGAACTGACCTCGATCCAGCCGCGCCTGCACGGGGGCAATATGGACCTCAAATTGCTGACCGAGGGCACCACGCTCTATCTGCCCATCCACACCGAGGGGGCGCTCTTTTCCTGCGGCGATGGCCACGGCTGTCAGGGCGATGGCGAGGTCTGCATCACCGCGCTGGAAACCTCACTGACCGGCACCTTCCGCTTCGATCTGCTCAAGGGCGCCGGCGAGCGCATCGACCTGCCGCGGGCCGAGACCCCGACCGAGCTGATTTCGATGGGCTTCCACGCCAGTCTCGACACGGCGCTGCAGATCGCGCTGCGCCAGATGATCGCGATGATCCGCGAGCGCGTGGAGATCAGCGAGACCGAGGCCTATCAGCTGTGCTCTCTGGCGGCGGATTTCGCCATCACCCAGTCGGTGAACCAGGAAAAGGGCGTGCACGGGCGGCTGCGCAAGGCGCTGCTGCAGACCGGCTGA
- a CDS encoding efflux RND transporter permease subunit, translating into MARFFIDRPVFAWVISILIMGIGVLSILNLPIAQYPEIAPPSVRISAQYPGASAETVANTVTQIVEQQMTGLDGMRYMTSSSTSAGTASITLTFESGTDPDVAQVQVQNKLSQATALLPETVQRQGVTVEKASSSFMMVIGLISNDGTMDQADLSDYLNSNLVDEFSRIEGVGGAQVFGAQYAMRIWLDPSKLSAFEMTPSDVVSAVSAQNAQISAGAFGTLPAPEGQQLNATITAQSLLRTPEDFRNIVLRSETDGGLVLLQDVARVEIGAENYSTIARYNGKPSSGMALQLASGANALDTAERVKQRIEEYSEFFPEGVSYVIPYDTTPFIEISIHEVQKTLMEAIVLVFFVMLLFLQNIRATIIPTLAVPVVILGTFAILAMAGFTINTLTMLAMVLAIGLLVDDAIVVVENVERIMEEEGLGPREATRKSMGQITGALVGIALVLSAVFVPMAFFGGSTGIIYRQFSITIVSAMGLSVLVALTLTPALCATILKPKHGHGNARGPLGWFNKGFDKLTGGYAGTVGHIIKRPLRMLVVYGALGYGMVFLFNSTPTGFLPDEDQGILMTLIQGPTGATAERTLDVVEQVQSHFIENEAEAVDSVFGVVGFSFAGQGQNMGLAFVRMKDWEDRPSPAQSVQAVAGRAFPAFMGIRDAMVFPIVPPAVIELGNVSGFDFYLQAQGGQTHEQLLNARNQMLGMAAQSDLIASARPSGLEDAAQFNLDIDWRAAGAMGVTPTNVGNTLSIAWAGQYVNDFNDNGRIKRVYVQGEADSRATPSDLEKWRVRNANGDLVPFANFTTEDWTYGPQGLNRYNGVPAMQIQGSPAPGVTTGEAMAEIERLASQLPPGYQIAWTGLSLEERDSGGSAPLLYGLSLAAIFLCLAALYESWTIPFSVMLAMPIGVLGTMGAAYWFGFENGVFFQVGLLTVIGLTGKNAILIVEFARERYEEHGEPLLVAVKEAARQRFRPIIMTSLAFSLGVVPLVLSTGAGAGGRQAVGSAVLGGTITGTVLGVLFVPLFFVVVMKVFGRKKERELAAKRAEMAS; encoded by the coding sequence ATGGCACGTTTCTTCATTGACCGTCCGGTCTTTGCATGGGTCATTTCGATCCTGATCATGGGGATCGGGGTGCTCTCGATCCTCAACCTTCCCATCGCGCAATATCCCGAGATCGCGCCGCCGTCGGTGCGCATCAGCGCGCAATACCCCGGTGCCTCGGCCGAGACTGTCGCCAATACGGTCACGCAGATCGTCGAGCAGCAGATGACCGGCCTCGACGGCATGCGCTACATGACCTCCTCGTCGACCTCGGCGGGCACGGCCTCGATCACCCTGACCTTCGAGTCGGGCACCGATCCGGACGTGGCGCAGGTGCAGGTGCAGAACAAACTATCACAGGCCACCGCGCTGCTGCCCGAGACGGTGCAGCGGCAGGGCGTGACCGTCGAGAAGGCCTCGTCGTCCTTCATGATGGTGATTGGCCTCATCTCCAACGACGGCACGATGGATCAGGCCGACCTGTCGGACTACCTGAACTCCAACCTCGTGGATGAATTCAGCCGCATCGAGGGTGTCGGCGGCGCGCAGGTGTTTGGTGCGCAATACGCGATGCGCATCTGGCTCGATCCGTCGAAACTCTCGGCCTTCGAGATGACCCCGTCGGATGTGGTGAGTGCCGTCTCGGCGCAGAACGCGCAGATCTCGGCCGGGGCGTTCGGCACGCTGCCCGCGCCCGAGGGCCAGCAACTCAACGCCACGATCACCGCGCAGTCGCTGCTGCGCACCCCCGAAGATTTCCGCAACATCGTGCTGCGCTCGGAAACCGACGGCGGCCTTGTGCTGCTGCAGGATGTGGCGCGGGTGGAAATCGGTGCCGAGAACTACTCGACCATCGCGCGCTACAACGGCAAGCCCTCCTCGGGCATGGCGCTGCAGCTTGCGTCGGGCGCCAACGCGCTCGATACGGCAGAGCGGGTGAAACAGCGGATCGAGGAATATTCCGAGTTCTTCCCCGAGGGCGTCAGCTACGTCATTCCCTATGACACCACCCCGTTCATCGAGATCTCGATCCACGAGGTGCAGAAGACGCTGATGGAAGCCATCGTGCTGGTGTTCTTCGTGATGCTGCTGTTCTTGCAGAACATCCGTGCCACGATCATTCCGACGCTGGCGGTGCCCGTGGTTATCCTCGGCACGTTCGCGATCCTCGCCATGGCGGGCTTCACCATCAACACGCTGACCATGCTGGCCATGGTGCTGGCCATCGGCCTGCTCGTCGACGACGCCATCGTGGTGGTGGAGAACGTCGAGCGGATCATGGAAGAAGAGGGCCTTGGCCCGCGCGAGGCGACCCGCAAGTCGATGGGTCAGATCACCGGCGCGCTCGTCGGCATCGCGCTGGTGCTTTCGGCGGTGTTCGTGCCAATGGCCTTCTTTGGCGGCTCGACCGGGATCATCTACCGGCAGTTCTCGATCACCATCGTTTCGGCCATGGGCCTTTCGGTGCTGGTCGCGCTGACGCTGACCCCGGCGCTCTGCGCCACCATCCTCAAACCCAAGCACGGCCATGGGAACGCGCGCGGTCCTCTTGGGTGGTTCAACAAGGGCTTTGACAAGCTGACCGGCGGCTACGCTGGCACCGTGGGCCACATCATCAAGCGTCCGCTGAGGATGCTGGTGGTCTATGGCGCGCTTGGCTACGGCATGGTGTTTCTGTTCAACAGCACGCCGACCGGGTTCTTGCCCGACGAAGACCAAGGCATCCTGATGACCCTGATCCAAGGCCCGACCGGTGCCACCGCCGAGCGCACGCTCGACGTGGTGGAACAGGTGCAGAGCCATTTCATCGAGAATGAGGCGGAAGCAGTCGACTCGGTCTTTGGTGTGGTCGGCTTCTCCTTCGCGGGGCAGGGGCAGAACATGGGTCTGGCCTTTGTGCGGATGAAGGACTGGGAAGACCGGCCCTCGCCCGCGCAGAGCGTGCAGGCGGTGGCGGGCCGTGCCTTCCCGGCGTTCATGGGCATCCGCGACGCCATGGTCTTCCCGATCGTGCCGCCGGCGGTGATCGAACTGGGCAACGTCTCGGGCTTTGACTTCTACCTGCAGGCGCAGGGTGGTCAGACCCACGAACAGCTCCTCAACGCGCGCAACCAGATGCTGGGCATGGCGGCGCAGAGCGATCTGATCGCCTCGGCCCGTCCTTCGGGTCTGGAAGACGCGGCGCAGTTCAATCTCGACATCGACTGGCGTGCCGCCGGTGCGATGGGCGTGACCCCGACCAATGTCGGCAACACGCTGTCGATCGCTTGGGCAGGTCAGTATGTGAACGACTTCAACGACAACGGGCGGATCAAGCGCGTTTACGTGCAGGGCGAAGCCGACAGCCGCGCCACCCCCTCGGACCTCGAGAAGTGGCGGGTGCGCAACGCGAACGGTGATCTGGTGCCCTTCGCCAACTTCACCACCGAAGACTGGACCTATGGCCCGCAGGGTCTCAACCGCTACAACGGTGTGCCGGCGATGCAGATTCAGGGCTCGCCCGCGCCGGGTGTGACCACCGGTGAGGCAATGGCCGAGATCGAGCGTCTCGCCAGCCAGCTGCCGCCGGGCTACCAGATCGCCTGGACCGGTCTGTCGCTGGAAGAACGCGACTCCGGCGGCTCAGCCCCGCTGCTCTATGGGCTGTCGCTGGCGGCGATCTTCCTCTGCCTCGCGGCGCTCTACGAGAGCTGGACAATTCCGTTCTCGGTGATGCTGGCAATGCCGATCGGCGTGCTCGGCACCATGGGCGCGGCCTATTGGTTCGGCTTCGAAAACGGCGTGTTCTTCCAGGTCGGCCTGCTGACCGTGATCGGCCTCACCGGCAAGAACGCCATTCTGATCGTGGAGTTCGCCCGCGAACGCTACGAAGAGCATGGCGAGCCATTGTTGGTTGCGGTGAAAGAGGCGGCGCGGCAGCGCTTCCGTCCGATCATCATGACCTCGCTGGCCTTCAGCCTTGGCGTTGTGCCGCTGGTGCTGTCCACCGGCGCGGGCGCTGGCGGGCGTCAGGCGGTGGGCTCGGCGGTGCTTGGCGGGACGATCACCGGCACCGTGCTGGGCGTGCTCTTCGTGCCGCTGTTCTTCGTCGTGGTGATGAAGGTCTTCGGTCGCAAGAAAGAGCGCGAACTGGCCGCGAAGCGGGCCGAAATGGCAAGCTGA
- a CDS encoding efflux RND transporter periplasmic adaptor subunit, whose protein sequence is MRRLALLGAVFFAPAVSAQQQGEAPPQPVTVVTLEAQDVTLTTKLPGRVQASGEAEVRPQVGGIIVERLFDEGTDVSRGDPLYRIDPATYEAAKASAEASLAQAQAQAASAERELKRQQELRDRSVTSQQTLDDALAARDVAEAAVKVAEAQLLSSNIDLERTTIRAPLTGVVGLSDATQGALVTAGQSTALTTIRALDTVNVDVTQSAAEMLRWRRSGQAAAEESEARVSLRLADGEVYEHTGRLAAAEPHVNEQTGVVVLRLEFPNPDHFLLPGMYVQVELPQGSVSDAVLVPQEGVTRDRRGRPVAMVVNADNQVESRQITIQRDLENTWVVTEGLDAGDRVIVAGLQKIAPGQTVTPEERDATETAAADPGAATE, encoded by the coding sequence ATGCGGCGTCTTGCCCTGCTTGGCGCTGTTTTCTTCGCGCCTGCCGTTTCCGCGCAGCAGCAAGGCGAAGCCCCGCCGCAGCCGGTCACGGTAGTGACCCTCGAGGCGCAGGACGTGACGCTGACCACGAAACTGCCGGGCCGTGTGCAGGCCTCGGGCGAGGCCGAAGTGCGTCCGCAGGTGGGCGGCATCATCGTCGAGCGCCTGTTTGACGAAGGCACGGACGTCAGCCGCGGCGACCCGCTCTACCGCATCGACCCGGCGACCTATGAGGCGGCCAAGGCGTCGGCGGAAGCCAGCCTTGCGCAGGCTCAGGCTCAGGCGGCCTCTGCCGAGCGCGAGCTCAAGCGTCAGCAGGAACTGCGCGACCGCTCGGTCACCAGCCAGCAGACGCTGGATGATGCGTTGGCGGCGCGCGACGTTGCCGAGGCGGCGGTGAAGGTTGCCGAGGCGCAGCTTCTGTCGTCCAACATCGACCTCGAGCGCACCACGATCCGCGCGCCCCTGACCGGTGTCGTGGGCCTGTCGGACGCGACGCAGGGCGCGCTGGTCACCGCTGGTCAGTCGACCGCGCTGACCACCATCCGCGCGCTCGACACGGTGAATGTGGACGTGACGCAATCGGCGGCCGAGATGCTGCGCTGGCGCCGCTCGGGGCAGGCCGCCGCCGAAGAGAGCGAGGCGCGGGTCAGCCTGCGCCTTGCCGATGGCGAGGTCTATGAGCACACCGGCCGTCTGGCCGCCGCCGAGCCGCATGTGAACGAGCAGACCGGCGTGGTCGTGCTGCGTCTGGAATTCCCCAACCCCGATCACTTCCTGCTGCCCGGCATGTATGTGCAGGTCGAACTGCCGCAGGGCAGCGTCAGCGATGCCGTTCTTGTGCCGCAGGAAGGCGTAACCCGCGACCGCCGCGGTCGCCCGGTCGCCATGGTGGTGAACGCCGACAACCAAGTGGAAAGCCGCCAGATCACCATCCAGCGTGATCTCGAGAATACATGGGTGGTGACCGAGGGTCTGGACGCCGGGGATCGCGTGATCGTCGCGGGCCTGCAAAAGATCGCCCCCGGCCAGACCGTGACCCCCGAGGAGCGCGACGCGACCGAAACCGCCGCCGCCGACCCCGGCGCGGCGACCGAGTGA